One Sphingomonas sp. SUN039 genomic window carries:
- a CDS encoding endonuclease domain-containing protein codes for MKGRGTGAKRQGEGNDVTIRGKTPDHILTRSRQLRRDMTEAEEHLWHRVRDRRLGGYKFRTQAPIGPYYADFLCSKERLVVELDGSQHVDDKDHDDNRTAFLARQGYRVIRFWNNDVLARTDEVLDAILAALRAPHPAASPLSLSPSGRGKGDMS; via the coding sequence CTGAAGGGGAGAGGGACAGGCGCGAAGCGCCAGGGTGAGGGGAACGACGTTACGATAAGAGGCAAGACCCCCGACCATATCCTGACCCGCTCGCGCCAACTCCGCCGGGATATGACCGAGGCGGAAGAACACCTTTGGCATCGAGTTCGCGATCGCCGCTTGGGGGGCTACAAGTTTCGCACCCAGGCACCAATTGGCCCTTACTATGCGGATTTTCTGTGCTCGAAGGAACGGCTCGTGGTCGAACTCGACGGGAGCCAACATGTCGATGACAAGGATCATGACGACAACCGGACTGCTTTTCTTGCTCGCCAAGGATATCGAGTGATCCGTTTCTGGAATAATGATGTGCTCGCGCGGACGGACGAAGTGCTCGACGCCATTCTGGCTGCGCTGAGGGCCCCTCACCCTGCGGCTTCGCCGCTGTCCCTCTCCCCTTCAGGGAGAGGGAAAGGGGACATGTCATGA
- a CDS encoding FAD-binding oxidoreductase: MATLAEPRLENRFPAGSLITDAAECAFYAEDVFAAGPVPAGVFRPGNIDELSAGLKVAAAAGLAIVPRGGGMSYTSGYVAAESGALIVDTGRMTRILEIDETDMTVTVEAGVSWGALYEALHPRGLQTPLWGTLSGIKASVGGGMSQNGLFWGAARGTISGTALSMDVVLADGSVVRTGNGFLRPYGPDLTGLFASDAGAFGVKAHITLPLMRAAEAFSYGSFAFDAPAQYCAAMSEIGRSGLASESFGFDPFLQAQRMKRDSLATDAKQLVGMMKSQGGFWKGLKEGAKVVVAGRSFLDEAKFSIHLIAEGLTQAEADERMRRIDAIVERAGGRKVENTIPKVLRANPFPAVNSMVGPDGERWVPVHGIVRHSKALGVIEAITALYEANAADMERLGVGAGYMFLTVATTGFLIEPVFYWPDALGEIHRRSVEPAHWAKLKRFPAEPQARALVEKLRAAVIGIMQAAGGMHFQIGRTYPLKAGSDPRGWRILEAMKVEVDPEGRMNPGALGL; the protein is encoded by the coding sequence CGCCGGGTCGCTGATCACCGACGCCGCCGAATGCGCGTTCTATGCCGAGGACGTGTTTGCCGCAGGTCCCGTGCCCGCAGGTGTGTTTCGCCCTGGCAACATCGACGAACTGTCAGCGGGGCTGAAGGTCGCTGCCGCAGCAGGACTGGCCATCGTTCCGCGTGGTGGCGGCATGTCTTACACGTCGGGCTACGTCGCGGCAGAGTCGGGCGCGCTGATCGTCGATACCGGGCGCATGACCCGTATCCTTGAGATCGACGAGACCGACATGACCGTGACGGTCGAGGCGGGCGTGTCCTGGGGTGCTCTCTACGAAGCGCTGCACCCGCGCGGGTTGCAGACGCCGCTGTGGGGAACGCTTAGCGGTATCAAGGCGAGCGTCGGCGGCGGCATGAGCCAGAACGGGCTGTTCTGGGGCGCGGCACGCGGCACGATATCGGGAACCGCGCTAAGCATGGACGTCGTGCTTGCCGACGGCAGCGTCGTGCGAACGGGTAATGGCTTCCTGCGCCCCTATGGACCCGACCTCACTGGTCTGTTCGCGAGCGACGCGGGTGCGTTCGGGGTGAAGGCGCATATCACCCTGCCGTTGATGCGCGCTGCGGAGGCGTTTTCTTACGGCAGTTTCGCCTTCGACGCGCCCGCGCAATATTGCGCGGCGATGAGCGAGATCGGGCGGTCCGGGCTGGCCAGCGAGAGCTTCGGCTTCGACCCGTTTCTGCAAGCCCAACGCATGAAGCGCGACAGTCTTGCCACCGACGCCAAACAGCTCGTCGGCATGATGAAGTCGCAGGGGGGCTTCTGGAAAGGTTTGAAGGAGGGCGCAAAAGTCGTCGTGGCGGGGCGCAGCTTCCTCGACGAGGCCAAATTCTCGATCCACCTGATTGCCGAAGGACTGACGCAGGCCGAAGCCGACGAGCGGATGCGGCGGATCGATGCGATTGTGGAGCGCGCTGGCGGGCGCAAGGTCGAGAACACCATCCCCAAGGTGCTGCGCGCCAACCCCTTCCCGGCAGTCAATTCGATGGTCGGGCCGGACGGCGAACGCTGGGTGCCGGTGCACGGCATCGTGCGGCATTCCAAGGCGCTGGGCGTGATCGAGGCGATTACGGCGTTGTACGAAGCGAACGCCGCCGACATGGAGCGGCTGGGCGTCGGCGCGGGCTATATGTTCCTGACGGTCGCGACGACGGGGTTCCTGATCGAGCCAGTGTTCTACTGGCCGGACGCGCTCGGCGAAATCCATCGACGGTCGGTCGAACCCGCGCATTGGGCAAAGCTGAAACGCTTTCCCGCCGAGCCGCAAGCGCGCGCATTGGTCGAAAAACTGCGCGCGGCCGTGATCGGGATCATGCAGGCGGCGGGCGGGATGCACTTCCAGATCGGGCGCACCTATCCGCTGAAGGCGGGTAGCGATCCGCGCGGGTGGCGCATCCTTGAGGCGATGAAGGTCGAGGTCGATCCGGAAGGCCGGATGAATCCGGGGGCTTTGGGGCTGTGA